The following proteins are encoded in a genomic region of Magallana gigas chromosome 1, xbMagGiga1.1, whole genome shotgun sequence:
- the LOC117686123 gene encoding uncharacterized protein has product MATMNPTEEDTSGHPRRKIVLTETGRALFEQSVSKFWTKLRTVRRKLEAEMKEMATDSKESYHLQRDRLINLAKEYCGVQEELLAFLERSNTKESEREKASQNVVTDLLMDKVSEFVRGLDSEMSSFVMSPKPVTMRSPNPVQVKTPKPIQVKAEPRDSPKPAEHEDRKSIRSRRSAGSHRSAASSISLAQQRLEAEETKAKLQYARKEAKLRKEQASIQVDLEVLDAERDAAVAEAKLRALESMEPDYISVSSESVAEPVVEVEDPIERARNFVEGISLQPVETTLKEPLTEMLNEESHKATEKLNSESVNPVTRISTPVPKGLESSKNTVFDISSFLLKKELMINKLVNFDDKPENFVPWKTSFKSVIQEASVSPSEELDLLIRWLGPSSKEHAKSIRAASIGNPTQGCETLWTRLEERYGSPELIETAIKTKLANFHRLSANEPRRLYELSDILSETLALKENPKYNQQFSYFDSSVGVLPIVQKLTSGLQNKWTSKASKYKQTHGVTYPPFTIFCEFVKEMSTMMNDPGLQVTQAFVKETPRYNQQNFKPAKSVNVKKTDFKDSGRDFKTTGKRCPIHDAEHTLNECRAFRKKSVRDRKLFLREHNLCYRCCGSDTHTFKTCRADIRCEECESSQHPTALHPPESQRQNGGEGANILSKCTAVCGEQFTGRSCAKAVLVDVYPKGTPSQRLRIYALIDDQSNTTLARSELFDFMNVPHSQTHFFTLTSCAGRIQTSGRRISGLMVATTDGSVVMELPTITECNEIPNEKHEIPTLDVVKHHPHLQDLPLAPMNPQAEILLLIGRDLLEAHYVLSQRLGPKNSPFALQLKLGWVVIGDVCINKSHKPSTINVLKTNIVTCERQSIFQPCPNSFHLKEDIASCRDDVGFHIFEQNRDDDEVGISVEDRQFLRIMDNEFVKDEDGRWKAPLPFKLRRPQLGNNRSQALKRALMLDRDLKRNPIKREHMITFMKSITESDALEIAPPVPPGKECWFLPLFGVYHPRKPDKIRGVFDSSVSYEGLSLNSVLLSGPNLTNDLLGILLRFRMDKVAIMADIQQMFYSFLVSEEDRDFLRFFWYKNNDSDEELIEYRMKVHVFGNTPSPAVATYGLRKTVENEDSDVRNYVMKNFYVDDGLISLPSSAAAIRLLKKTQVALNNARIRLHKIVSNDVEVMEAFPSEDLEKNLLSLDIGSDDLPVQHSLGLSWDINSDSFTYSTRILEKPFTKRGLLSVVNSLFDPLGFIAPIVIHGRILYREVGECNSSWDDPLPSDREEEWTRWKDSLSSLEDLHIPRMFTQLSLSRTHMREIHIFSDASEKAISAVVYLRTISNSGDVHVGFVIGKSKIAPLQTTTKPRLELCAAVLGTELAQTVFKHLDIDPDAATYYTDSKVVLGYLNNQTRRFYNYVSNRVAVIHRRSKPLQWKFVPTAQNPADIGTRCLTSVEELAESDWLRGPLLLRSPHSKEEVLTFPLVSPEEDNNVRPEVKVKKTEINTPFVARFENFSTWKSLVRAVYNLKKICRLKRGAAVSEAFDVEVMQEAEHFILQEVQAFFYKEEIRSLKDGKPVPPSSCIVTLNPFMDKRGTVRVGGRLNQSNLPVDEKNPIIIPGKSHVARILVSHFHSKVYHQGRLISEGAVRSGGFWITGCKTLVNSVIHKCVTCRKLRGKLEHQRMSDLPADRLTPGPPFSAVGVDVFGPWTVAARKTRGGLSHNKRWAVLFTCLTSRAIHIEVIEEMSSSSFINALRRFVSLRGPVKEMRSDRGTNFLGALDAIQADAVYTEKRPIRDYLRNNRITWTFNPPHASHRGGSWERMIGISRKILDAMLLNPNAKQLSHEVLCTFMCEVCAIVNSRPICSLSCDPDSPYVISPSMLLTQKGFTDIPPQICGDIKEIYKAQWKHVQHLSDTFWKRWKDGYLQNLQARRKWCEERPDVKEGDVVLLRDKELHRGQWPMGLIVKTFESGNDQKVRTVEVRVIKDGKDTTYIRPITELVLLID; this is encoded by the coding sequence ATGGCAACCATGAATCCAACAGAAGAGGACACAAGTGGTCATCCCAGAAGGAAGATCGTTTTGACAGAGACAGGAAGAGCTCTCTTCGAACAGtctgtttcaaaattttggacaaaaCTGAGAACTGTGCGTAGGAAGTTAGAAGCAGAGATGAAAGAAATGGCTACAGACTCTAAGGAATCTTACCATCTGCAACGAGATAGACTGATCAACCTCGCTAAAGAGTACTGCGGAGTTCAGGAAGAATTGTTGGCCTTTCTGGAACGCTCTAATACAAaggagagtgagagagagaaagcaTCACAGAACGTAGTGACAGACTTACTCATGGACAAAGTTAGTGAGTTTGTGCGCGGGCTAGACTCAGAAATGTCGTCCTTTGTGATGAGTCCCAAGCCTGTGACAATGAGGAGCCCCAATCCTGTCCAAGTGAAGACTCCGAAGCCTATACAGGTAAAGGCCGAGCCTCGGGATTCCCCAAAGCCTGCGGAACATGAAGACAGAAAGTCTATTCGATCAAGGAGAAGCGCTGGGTCTCATCGATCTGCTGCCTCTTCCATCTCCTTGGCGCAGCAGCGTCTTGAAGCGGAGGAGACCAAGGCTAAACTGCAGTACGCACGGAAGGAAGCCAAACTACGTAAAGAGCAGGCATCTATTCAAGTGGACCTGGAAGTCCTTGACGCCGAAAGAGATGCTGCTGTGGCAGAAGCGAAGCTACGTGCTCTTGAGAGCATGGAACCGGACTACATTTCTGTTTCCTCCGAATCAGTGGCCGAACCTGTCGTAGAAGTCGAGGATCCGATTGAACGGGCAAGAAACTTTGTCGAAGGGATTAGTCTACAGCCAGTAGAGACAACCTTAAAGGAACCTCTGACAGAAATGTTGAACGAGGAATCCCACAAAGcaacagagaaacttaacagcGAGTCAGTCAACCCAGTTACGAGAATATCTACACCTGTTCCCAAGGGATTGGAATCATCCAAGAACACTGTGTTTGATATTTCAAGCTTTCTACTTAAGAAAGAACTCATGATCAATAAGCTGGTCAATTTTGACGATAAACCTGAGAACTTTGTACCCTGGAAGACCAGTTTTAAGTCAGTTATTCAGGAGGCATCAGTTTCGCCCTCAGAAGAACTGGATCTCCTCATCAGATGGTTGGGCCCTAGCTCCAAGGAACACGCTAAAAGCATCCGAGCAGCATCAATAGGAAATCCTACACAAGGCTGTGAGACCTTATGGACTAGACTGGAGGAAAGATACGGCTCACCTGAACTGATCGAAACAGCAATTAAGACCAAGCTTGCGAATTTCCACCGACTCAGTGCGAACGAACCAAGACGGTTGTATGAACTTTCAGATATTTTGAGCGAAACACTGGCGTTAAAGGAAAATCCAAAATACAATCAACAATTCAGTTATTTTGACTCATCAGTAGGAGTGCTTCCCATTGTTCAGAAGTTAACATCTGGTTTGCAGAATAAGTGGACTTCTAAAGCCTCGAAGTACAAACAGACTCATGGAGTTACTTACCCTCCATTTACTATATTCTGTGAATTTGTGAAGGAAATGTCAACCATGATGAATGACCCTGGCTTACAAGTGACTCAGGCTTTTGTCAAAGAGACACCAAGATACAACCAGCAGAACTTCAAACCTGCAAAATCAGTGAATGTCAAGAAGACTGATTTTAAAGACTCAGGAAGAGACTTTAAGACCACAGGGAAGAGATGCCCTATCCACGATGCTGAGCATACCTTGAATGAGTGCAGGGCTTTCAGGAAGAAATCCGTTCGTGACCGGAAATTATTCCTCAGAGAACATAACTTGTGTTACAGATGTTGCGGATCAGACACGCATACGTTCAAGACCTGCCGCGCAGATATAAGATGCGAGGAATGTGAAAGTTCACAGCACCCTACAGCTCTTCATCCACCTGAAAGCCAGAGACAGAATGGCGGGGAGGGAGCAAACATCCTCTCTAAGTGCACGGCGGTGTGTGGTGAACAGTTTACTGGACGTTCGTGTGCAAAGGCTGTACTTGTGGACGTATATCCGAAAGGAACCCCTTCACAACGTTTACGCATCTATGCTCTGATTGATGACCAGAGCAACACAACACTCGCAAGATCAGAACTGTTTGACTTTATGAATGTGCCTCACTCACAGACACATTTCTTTACACTTACCTCATGTGCGGGCCGCATACAGACGAGTGGTCGTAGGATATCAGGTCTGATGGTAGCAACGACTGATGGTTCTGTTGTGATGGAACTGCCTACCATTACAGAATGTAATGAAATTCCCAATGAGAAACATGAAATACCGACCCTTGATGTAGTGAAACATCACCCACATCTTCAAGACCTACCTTTAGCTCCTATGAATCCACAAGCGGAAATTCTACTACTCATAGGACGTGACCTACTGGAGGCCCATTATGTGCTGTCTCAGAGACTTGGACCTAAGAACTCACCCTTTGCGTTGCAGCTGAAACTAGGTTGGGTCGTCATTGGAGATGTATGTATCAACAAGTCGCATAAACCATCGACTATCAATGTGCTCAAGACTAACATAGTTACCTGTGAACGTCAGTCGATTTTTCAACCCTGTCCTAACAGTTTCCATCTAAAGGAGGACATCGCATCCTGTCGAGACGATGTTGGGTTCCACATTTTCGAGCAGAACAGGGATGATGACGAAGTTGGGATCTCTGTCGAAGATCGCCAATTCCTCAGGATTATGGACAATGAGTTTGTGAAAGATGAAGACGGGAGATGGAAAGCTCCACTCCCTTTTAAGCTTCGTAGACCGCAGTTAGGGAACAACAGAAGTCAAGCGTTAAAGCGTGCGCTGATGCTAGACAGGGATTTGAAGCGGAACCCTATAAAGAGGGAGCACATGATCACGTTTATGAAATCAATCACAGAAAGCGACGCTTTAGAGATTGCACCACCTGTTCCTCCAGGAAAAGAGTGCTGGTTTTTACCTCTTTTTGGAGTGTATCATCCACGAAAACCAGACAAAATACGTGGAGTTTTCGACTCATCAGTGAGTTATGAAGGTCTCTCTCTCAATAGTGTCTTACTGTCAGGACCTAATCTAACGAATGACTTGCTTGGTATACTGTTACGTTTCCGTATGGACAAAGTAGCCATCATGGCGGACATCCAGCAGATGTTTTACTCATTCCTTGTTAGTGAAGAGGACAGAGACTTTTTGAGGTTCTTCTGGTACAAGAATAACGACTCCGATGAAGAACTTATTGAGTACCGAATGAAGGTTCACGTGTTTGGGAACACACCTTCACCGGCAGTGGCCACTTATGGTCTACGGAAAACAGTAGAGAACGAAGATAGTGATGTAAGGAATTACGTGATGAAGAACTTTTATGTGGATGATGGTCTTATCTCCTTGCCCTCTAGTGCAGCAGCCATTAGATTGCTAAAGAAGACTCAGGTTGCGTTGAACAATGCAAGAATCAGACTCCATAAGATTGTGTCAAACGATGTGGAAGTCATGGAAGCTTTTCCATCTGAGGACTTGGAAAAGAACTTACTGTCACTGGACATTGGATCTGATGATTTGCCTGTCCAGCACAGTCTAGGCCTGTCATGGGACATTAACTCGGACAGCTTCACATACAGCACACGCATTCTGGAGAAACCCTTCACAAAGAGAGGACTTCTTTCTGTTGTCAACAGCTTGTTCGACCCTTTGGGTTTTATTGCACCCATAGTGATACATGGCAGAATTCTGTATAGAGAAGTGGGTGAGTGCAACAGTAGTTGGGATGATCCTTTACCTAGTGACCGAGAGGAAGAGTGGACAAGATGGAAGGACTCCCTCAGCTCTCTAGAAGACTTGCACATTCCAAGAATGTTTACGCAGCTTTCCTTAAGCCGTACTCACATGAGGGAAATACATATATTCTCGGACGCTTCTGAGAAAGCGATCTCAGCAGTGGTGTACCTGCGTACAATCAGCAACTCTGGTGATGTCCACGTTGGATTCGTCATTGGGAAATCTAAGATAGCCCCACTTCAGACTACAACTAAACCGCGTCTTGAACTTTGTGCAGCAGTCTTGGGCACAGAGTTGGCTCAGACAGTGTTCAAACACTTGGATATCGACCCAGATGCAGCGACGTACTACACAGATAGTAAGGTAGTACTAGGTTACCTGAACAACCAAACTCGCAGATTTTATAACTATGTCTCGAACCGAGTGGCTGTCATCCACAGACGCTCTAAGCCTTTACAGTGGAAATTTGTACCAACGGCGCAGAATCCAGCAGACATAGGGACTAGATGTTTGACATCGGTAGAAGAGCTAGCAGAGAGTGACTGGCTTAGAGGACCACTTTTACTCAGATCTCCTCATAGTAAAGAAGAAGTTCTTACCTTTCCTTTGGTCTCTCCTGAAGAAGACAATAATGTACGTCCAGAagtaaaagtaaagaaaacggAAATAAACACACCATTTGTGGCAagatttgaaaacttttcaacTTGGAAAAGTTTGGTGCGTGCTGTTTATAATCTGAAGAAGATTTGCCGATTGAAAAGAGGAGCTGCAGTTTCAGAAGCATTCGATGTTGAGGTCATGCAAGAAGCTGAGCATTTCATCCTGCAGGAAGTACAAGCTTTCTTTTATAAGGAAGAGATCAGATCTTTGAAAGACGGTAAACCTGTACCCCCTTCAAGCTGCATTGTGACTTTGAACCCATTTATGGACAAACGGGGCACGGTACGTGTTGGCGGACGTCTCAACCAATCTAACCTTCCTGTTGATGAGAAGAACCCAATAATCATCCCTGGAAAATCTCATGTTGCAAGAATTCTTGTGTCCCATTTCCACAGCAAAGTTTATCACCAAGGAAGACTTATCTCAGAAGGTGCAGTGAGGTCCGGTGGGTTCTGGATCACTGGCTGTAAGACACTTGTGAACTCAGTTATACACAAGTGCGTTACCTGCAGGAAACTCCGAGGAAAACTGGAACACCAGCGCATGAGTGACTTACCTGCAGACAGACTGACGCCTGGTCCTCCTTTCTCAGCAGTAGGTGTCGACGTGTTTGGCCCGTGGACTGTAGCCGCGCGCAAGACCAGGGGAGGATTATCTCACAACAAAAGATGGGCGGtactttttacatgtttgaCTTCAAGGGCCATTCACATAGAAGTCATAGAAGAGATGAGCTCTTCATCATTCATAAATGCACTGCGACGTTTTGTGTCTCTACGTGGCCCAGTGAAGGAGATGCGTTCGGACCGAGGGACCAACTTCTTAGGCGCCCTGGACGCGATTCAAGCGGATGCCGTTTATACAGAGAAACGACCTATTAGAGATTACCTTCGCAACAACAGGATAACATGGACCTTTAATCCACCCCATGCATCACACAGAGGAGGATCATGGGAGAGGATGATTGGGATCTCTCGCAAGATACTAGACGCCATGTTGTTGAACCCAAATGCGAAACAGTTGTCCCATGAAGTCTTGTGCACATTCATGTGTGAAGTGTGTGCAATCGTGAACTCCCGTCCTATTTGTTCACTGTCATGTGATCCTGACAGTCCTTATGTCATCAGTCCGTCAATGCTACTTACCCAGAAAGGTTTCACAGACATTCCTCCACAGATTTGTGGCGACATAAAGGAAATCTACAAAGCTCAGTGGAAACATGTACAACACCTTTCCGATACCTTTTGGAAGCGTTGGAAGGATGGATACTTACAGAATCTCCAAGCAAGAAGGAAATGGTGTGAGGAACGTCCTGACGTGAAGGAAGGTGACGTGGTCCTATTACGAGACAAGGAGTTGCACCGTGGACAGTGGCCGATGGGTTTGATTGTGAAGACTTTCGAAAGTGGCAACGATCAGAAAGTGAGAACAGTTGAAGTTCGGGTGATCAAAGACGGCAAGGACACAACCTACATTAGACCAATAACGGAATTGGTGCTACTGATTGACTAA